In Camelina sativa cultivar DH55 chromosome 13, Cs, whole genome shotgun sequence, the genomic window ACCTTATTGTAAGCAAGAGCCATTGATACAGCACCTCTCATGAGACCAGACCACCAAATCACAATCTGGATGATGGTtggaaaaagacaaatataacAGGTTTTAGATATCCGGAAGAGCTATTGAATCTATTATTAGTACCAAGTGGAGTGATACATACCTGCATGTTAAAGTTGATTTTCTCGTTTTGGTTCTTCTTGGCTAGGTTAGATAGAAACGATAACGGAAAGATAAATGCTGCTCTTCCAACCATGATAAGGCCCATTAGAATTGAGCTCACTGCGATTGATGTTCCCGGGGTGTCACTCACGGATCTCCACTTGTCAATGTCCAAGGCATCCATTCCaacatacaagaaaataaatgtcTCCGCAAGAAAAGACAAAGTTGCAAAGGTATGCCTGTGTCATCGGAAAAAATCATATGATAAGCATTGGGGAGGTACAAAGTGTTTTTGAACTAAGTTAATCTCAGTAAAAAGGTGGAGAAACTGGATTTTGCATACTTGGTTGTGATTCTAGAGCTCTCGGTTACGTTGTGCCATGTGTAATGGGACATCACAATACCACAGAAAAACACAGTGAGGATACCGCTCAACTCAAAAAGCTGCAAGCCAAATAATATAACATCAATATATTTTGTGTGTGAATGCAATTGAATGTATTCGTGTTAAACCTCAAGTGGGTAGGTATAAGACTGTAAAGACTAACCTCAGCAAGCATATAAGAAAGATACGCCATAAGCATCATGAGGGCAACCTCTCGGTCAGTTGAGTGCCTAAGACAAGAAATGTGGGGAGATATACATTAAACCAAACACGAAAAAAACTTGCAGAAAGCAGTCACATATATGACGCAAAATATGTACCTTCCAAAATAAAGCTTTTTAATGACATACGCACTTATCAGACCGGTCTGCaagataatgaaaaatattttagatggTGGTGAACACAAGTGCAAGGTACGAAAAATAGAGGcagagaagaaaacaatggaCTTACTGCAGCACCAAGCAAGGTACTGAGGAGAAACAAATACAAGAAGTTTCCAAAAAGATGAAAAGCAGCTTCATGGTTAAGATGGGTGAGGTCAAAGCTCTGAATTGCGTTGAAGACCACAACTGATGTGGCATCATTCACAACACCCTCTCCGAATACAAGACTGTAAAGCAGAGGTGTCTCATCTTGATTCAGAACCTATATCACaacaccagaaaaacaaaaaaaacttttggttcACTATGTTTCTGAGTTTGTAAACACTCTCAATAAATTTGGAGAAATCACATTACCTGCAGCGTACACACAGAATCTGTCGCGGCAAATATGGCACCAATAGCTGAGAAtcaaacaccaaacaaaaaaatcaagtctCCCTGGAAAGAAAGAAAGCCAATAAAGCAAAGCTCTTAGTTCAGGCATTACCAAGAATATCACCCAAGTCAAAGGTTCCAATGTCCAACTTCTTAAAGAACTGCGTTACACCTGTGTTTCAAGCATCACCACCAGATAATCAGTAAGATATACAAAACTATCTGAACCAAATCCAAAAGCAGCCTTCAGCGGTGTTTCAGCTAACATGAATGGTAAGTAAGGTTACCTAGAGATATGATCGTACAAGAAATAATAGTCCCAACAGCACCGAAAAGCATAATAGTCACGAAATTGCGAAAAAACTGCTTCTTTTTTACTTGAAACCTGAAAAGTAGACaaaaagaacatacaaaattatcAATCTGAGAAAGCATGAAGATGAACAGAGTAAATCCATGACTAAGACAAAGCCAGGACCACTTTTAGTTGCACGTGGATAAATCTAACTACtacaaagaggaaaaaaaagacatcaTGCCCTCCTTACTTATTACAATCACAAGTACTAGAAAAAGGTTGATGTATGACAGTTATATTTATAGAAGCAGAGAAATAAACACATCTGTAAAGCTTTCTCCTAACTTTGTCATCTAGAAATCACATAATACATGTTTTGGGTAACTAACTTTGGTAGGTAAAACCCGTGGTACTAAAACGTATCAGAACGTCCTGTACAAAAAGATTTATGTAAGAAATGATGACTGACCCTGCATTGAATATAATGGGTGGCAAAAGATATATGAAGAAGAGATCTTCACTGAAGACGAGCAGATGTGAGCTTTTTCCTTTACTAATCAACAAAATGGAAACACCAGTGCCAAGTCCCTGGAAACCACATTTTCTCAAAATGAAGATGATTGATTCCGTAGTCTATTCTACTGGAGATAATTCAAAGTGGAAACTTACAATCAATAAGGCGGTGATGGATTCGTTCATCCATCGGTTCTCTTCTAAAAGATGACCAAGAACAATACAAGCACAAAGAAGTGCAACAAAGAGATTCAACGCAACCACAGAGGCGTGATCAGATGTAGTCAATTTAGACGCTAGTGAATCGAGATGTGATGCCAACATTGTTTATCTTCTAGATCCACCCAGATTCGATCAAGTACAAAAACTAGTCAGATTTTATGGATCAGCAAAATCGGAAAATCTCTTTTTATCTTTCCGTGCTGTCCATTCAAACCAATCCTGTACTAacatcaccaaaacaaaaatcttaataaatctCTACATGAAAAAGTTGCAGTaacaaaagatataaaacaGAGCTGAGACTAAACAGTGAAGCTGTGTATGACTTAGCCATAAcataaaaacattattaaaacacacacaaagggTTTTAAAAAGTGAATCCAAATCTGAGACTTttgagacacacacacacacacaaaaaaaaaaaaatagaaaaagcacAAATCCCAAAAGGCTAAATATTAGTAGTATAAACGAGAGaacaacataaaccaaattGTCAAAATTTCCCATTTTTGGTAATACCCAAATCTTATAAGCACAACGGGACATGAATTAGGTCGAACTTTAAAAAAACCCAGATTTTAAAATTtcccaacaacaaccaaaaaaaaaaaaaaaacagctttaACAAAAACGATAGATCTGAATTTGCTTTACCTTGaacaacagcttcttcttcttcttcttcttcttcttctgggtaATCTAAGTATCTTCCAGGAAGATATAATTCTGATTTCAAAGAGATCAAAAATCGAAATTTCGAAGCTTCGAAAGCTAAAAACCTgagagaatcttcttcttttttctacGACGAAGACGAACGAAACAgagacgaaagagagagagagaaaaaaaaaaaaaaaaaaaaaagggaggaaGTCGAGAAAATTACGGGACTGAGAAAATTTAAACGAATTCGAATTTTGCTGGAAATAGAGAGAGACGTGTACGGTcccctcttttttttaata contains:
- the LOC104736790 gene encoding sodium/hydrogen exchanger 1-like; amino-acid sequence: MLASHLDSLASKLTTSDHASVVALNLFVALLCACIVLGHLLEENRWMNESITALLIGLGTGVSILLISKGKSSHLLVFSEDLFFIYLLPPIIFNAGFQVKKKQFFRNFVTIMLFGAVGTIISCTIISLGVTQFFKKLDIGTFDLGDILAIGAIFAATDSVCTLQVLNQDETPLLYSLVFGEGVVNDATSVVVFNAIQSFDLTHLNHEAAFHLFGNFLYLFLLSTLLGAATGLISAYVIKKLYFGRHSTDREVALMMLMAYLSYMLAELFELSGILTVFFCGIVMSHYTWHNVTESSRITTKHTFATLSFLAETFIFLYVGMDALDIDKWRSVSDTPGTSIAVSSILMGLIMVGRAAFIFPLSFLSNLAKKNQNEKINFNMQIVIWWSGLMRGAVSMALAYNKFTRAGHTEVRGNAIMITSTITVCLFSTVVFGMLTKPLISYLLPHQSATTSMLSDENTPKSIHIPLLDQDSFIEPSGNHNVPRPDSIRGFLTRPTRTVHYYWRQFDDSFMRPVFGGRGFVPFVPGSPTERDRPELSKA